One Nocardia huaxiensis genomic window, CGCCGCAACTCGTGCTGCGGCATCCCGCCCCGCAACCCGAGGCTGGTCTCCTCGAAGATGACCGTCCCGTCCCCGAGCGGCACCGCGTACAGGAACGACGGCGGCTCATCCGCCCCCGCCCCGTTCTCCGGCCGCCAATCCAGCATGAGCCCCTCGCCCGGTTTCACCATGGGCGCGGCCACATCCTCGTCCACGAAAATCCCGTGCGCACTGGCACTTCGCCGCTGCCCCGGCGCCGCCTGCCCCCGAGTGTCGAACACCGTGGCCGCTCGCACCTCGGTCCCGTCGGCCAACTCCACCCGATGCGCCTCGACCGTGCGGGCCCGCCCCGCGATCACCGTCGCGTCATCCAGCGGCAGCGCATCCCACAACTGCCGCTTTCCGAGCACGCAGTACTGCCGCTCGATCCGCAGCTCCTGATCCGTCCACACGGTGGGCCGCTCGATCAAACTCGCGATAGCTGTGCGCGGCAACCACTCCGGCAGCTCATCCACCCAGCACGAATAGGTGGGCACGAACAACCGCTCCGGCCGCGGATCCACCGCAACCACCTTCAGCCCGGCCACCATCGCCCGATGCGCCAATGCCCGCCCAGTAGGCCCGAGCCCCACCACACAAACGTCGGCAGCACCGCCGACCTCCCGGCCACTCATACCCGCATCAAACCAGCCGCCCGCGCCGCCCGCCAGCCTCCCCGGCCCGCAGCGACCGTCCTGAGGGCGACCGCCCTCGCCGTACCGGCGAAAATGCCGGTCGCCCAAGAGTTCCGGCGACCGGCCACCGCGGGCCTACTTCGGAGTGACCCAGGTGGTGATGTCCGCGTGCACGACCTCGAGGCCGGACTTGTCGTAGATCGACACGGGCACGACCAGGTCCTGACCTTCGGTGATCTTCTCGAAGTCGGGGACCTCCGGCAGCTTCGCGACGGCGCGCAGCCCCGAGTTGGCCTTGGCCAGGTACTGCACGTTCATGGCCTTGGGGATCCAGCGGTGGGTGCCCGGCACGGTGGCCTCGCTGAGCATGCCCATGGCGACCTCGGCCAGGTTGCAGGCGGCGATGGCGTGGAAGGTGCTCAGGTGATTGTGGATGCCGAACCACTTGGGTGCGGTCACCTCGCAGAGGCCGGGTTCCAGCCGCACCACGGTGGGCAGCACGGTGCCGAAGTACGGCACCCGCGCGACCATCCCCAGCGAGAACAGGGTGTGGCCCAACCGGTTGTCGGGCAGCTTCTTCCAGCCGCGGTAGGTGGCGGTCTCTTTCGTCATACCGCGTATCTTACTCAAAAGTAAGTTCAGCGGAAGCGGGGCACTGGCATACTGGGCCGCCATGTGGGGGAAGCTCGGCAAAGCCATATCCGAAGCGCGCGCCGGAAAGCGGCGAGGGATCGTGGCGCTGGCGTTGACGGCACTGACCATCGGCTGCCTGACAATGCTGGGCACCTACGAGAACACCGGCATCTACTTCCGAGGCGAGCAGGCCACCGCCCAGGTCACCGACTGTCGCTGGGTGAACCCCCGCCGCAAGCCGTCCTACTACATCTGCGCGGGCACCTGGACCCTGCGCAACGGGAGCACCGGCACGGGTGACCTGCGCGGCGTGAAGAACAAGCTGGCCAAGGGAACTCCCATCCGAGTCCGCGCCACCAAGGGTGTAGCCCACGCCAAGCTCGGCCCCGGGACCCCCGCTCTCTTCGTCTTCGGCGCACTCGTGGCGATCGGCTCCTCGGGGGTTCTGATCGCTCAGTTCCGCCGCCGCGACTCGCCCTCCATCTAGCCCTGCGCTGCTTGCCGTGCTGTCGCTGATTGACTGGATATTCATGCGGCTGACAGGGGAGACCAGGGGAAATGGTTGATAGGTGGCGACAACTGGACGGTTGCCTGATAGCTTGAGCCGTCGCGTGAAGTGTCGCGGCTGGAGGTCGGCGCCACTCGCCGGCTCGTCGGGGGAAATGGAGTTCTCGAAGATCATGCGTATCCGCACTGCCGTCATGATGGGTGCGACCGTGGCGGGCGCCGCCGTCGCCGCCACCCTGTCCGCGGGCTCGGCCGCGGCCCTCACCCCCACCGTGGAGCCCGGCTTCCTCGGCGTGGAACTGACCCACTCCGAAACCGTGGCCCTGGCCAACAGCCCGATTCCGGGCTGGCTCGAAGCCGCCAACCCGCCCGTCACCGTGTGGATCGACCCGGCCTCCCGCCTCCCGCAGAACGAGACCACCGTCTTCGCGACCTTCCCGCAGATCATCGGTGAGGCTGCCGCCGCACCCCAGGGCCAGATCGGCTTCGCCCTGGACAACGGCTCCTTCGCGATCGGCCAATTCCTGGGCTGACCCCAAACCCGCTGCGCCGCACTCGAACCCATTTCGCGTGCGGCGCAGTTGCGTTCGCGGAGGGAACCGGTCCCGCCGCGCAGCCGGTCAATTCAGGAACGGAATTCCGCCATTCCCGCCTCGCGGGCCTCGTGTGAGATGAATGCGTCAGGTGAGTTGCGCTCAGCTGCGAGCTCTGCGCGAACGGCTATGCGGAGGCGGGTTTCCTCGCTGAGCTCGGCCATGCCCGGGAGCATATGGTCGGCTGGCTTCGTACGCCATGGCCGACGGCGCTCGAGACGACAACTGGACGGGCGCTTGATAATTTGAGCCGTCGCGTGAAGGGCGCGGCTGGAGATCGGCGCCAAATGCCGGTTCGTCGGGGGAAGTGGAGTTTTCGTAATCATGGGTATTCGTACCGCTGTCGCCGCGCTGGGCATCGTGTTGGCGAGCGGTTTCGGAGTGTCGGCTGGAGCGGGGGCGGCGGGTGCGATCGATCCGCTCAGTTCTCCGGAAAAGGGCCTGTACTTCGGGGTGGCGCTGGACAGCGGTGAGACTGTGGCGCTGAGCAATTCGCCCATCCCGGTCGTGCTCGATCGGATCGTGGGTGATTCCGCGATCTTCCTGATCAGCAGTGGAGGTGGGGAGTTCGATTCCTATTACCTCAGTTTCCCGGTCAGCGACGTGATCGCCCAGGTTGCCGCGCGCGGCGGCCACTTCGGGATCGCCTGGGTGGACGCTGCCCAGAATTACGGCCGGTCGTTCCGGCTCGTCGCGGTCCTGCCCTGATCGTGACCGGACAGGCGGCGGAAGGCTAGCTGCCCGCCGCCTTCTTGTCAGGATGGGAAGTGCCCCACGTGATTTCGGGTAGCGCGAGCGCGGCAGCCGTTTGCAGGTGATGCAGTGACGGCACACGCAGGCGCAAACCCGGGATCTCGATGGTGATGTGGGAGTCCGGACGCGGAGCCGGGCCGGGCTCGACCCGTGCCGGAAGTGCCAGGGGCGGTTCGGGTTCCGGCTCGGGGACCGGGGGAGTGGTCGCGCTGCGCGACGCGCCCGGGATGAAGTTCGCTACCAGTCGTCCGGGCGCGGTGAGAATGCCCAGGGCCTGATTCGCGGTACCGGTAAGGAGATCCCGGGCCTGGATGGCGGTCCCGGAGACGAGATCCAGTGCTTGGTCGGCGGTGCTGGTGATCGCGTCGCGCGCCTGCTGCGCGGTGCCGGTGATCACCTCGAGCGCCTGGTCCGCTGTGCCGGTGATCATGTCGCGCGCTTGGCCCGCCACGGTGGCGAGGGTCGCGAGCGGGTCTGCGGCCGGGGTGGCCGTCTCCGGTACCGGCAGGGCGAACTGGGGGTCAGGGCCGCCGATGGCGATGTAATTCGTTGTGGTGGTGGGGTATTGGTAGTAGCCGGGGTCGCCGAGGCGGCGGGAGGTGGTGGCGCGTTCGGCGATGGTGCCGGGGATGCGGGTGATGTCGGAGGCGGCGGCCGAGACCGCGCCGGCGATGCGGACGGCGTCGCTGAGCGGGCTGGCGGCGTAGGCGTCCTGGGCGTTCTCGGCGGCTTTGCGGGCCGAATGGGCCCAGTGCACCATTTCGGCGAGCAGCATTTCGACGTGGCCGAGTACGGCGACCGCGCGCAGGGTCACCTCGACGGGCAGCAGGACCGCGCCCGCGAGGACTTCGCCGGGGAGCGGCGCGGGCGCTTGGCCGTTGAGCATCGGTCCGGCGGCGCCCTGCCAGCCGGCGCGATAGCCCGGACCGATCGGCATGGGGCGTTGTACTTGCACGGGTGCGCGCACGACGGTGACGCCCTGGGGGAGTCGGCGGTCGGTGGCGCCCAGTCCGGGTAGCTGCGGAAGCGCGTTGAATACGGACAGAATCGACATGCCAAACCCCTCCTGCTCGTGCGCTCCCCGGTCCCGGATGGTCGGAACCCCGCGCACAACGGCATTATTGGGACCCTAACCCGCCCTCGTGCGGCCCGTCGCGGTGAAGGCGGCGCTCCGGCGCAAATCGGACAGCCGGATGCCACCTACCGGACCCGATGTGACCTGGGTTATCGGTGACGAAGGTAATCCAGGGGGCGATTTGAACTGCCCCCCGGCCGTGGGGCATACTGTTCGGGTTGCCCGCACCGGGTTGTGTGGATTCCAGTGGAATTCCGCAGGTGGCGGGTGAGTGAGACCCAATTTTGCACCCGCCCGATGCTGGCGCGGGTGCGTCCGGGACACTGTTTCGCGGCCCATATGGATTCTTTCCTGGGCTGGGGAATGAGCAATAGGGCGACACGCCCGACCGCGTGGACCGGATGAACCATGACAGATGAACAGCGGTGACGGATCGGGCGAGGCCCGGTCGTAGTGATTGGCTGATGCGTCTTCGTGTGTTCGGGCTGTGCAAATGAGGGTGGTCTGAGAGGGAAACCTCTTGGCCCACAACGTAAGCGGAGAAAAGGACACTCAGCGTGGCGGGACAGAAGATCCGCATCAGGCTCAAGGCCTACGACCATGAGGCGATCGACGCGTCTGCGCGCAAGATCGTCGAGACGGTGACCCGCACCGGTGCCCGTGTCGTCGGGCCCGTGCCGTTGCCGACCGAGAAGAACGTGTACTGCGTCATCCGTTCGCCGCACAAGTACAAGGACTCGCGCGAGCACTTCGAGATGCGCACGCACAAGCGGCTGATCGACATCCTCGACCCGACGCCGAAGACCGTTGACGCTCTCATGCGCATCGATCTGCCGGCCAGCGTCGACGTCAACATTCAGTGACGGGGTATTCGACTATGACTGACAACAAGAGCCGTCCGGCCGCGGGCATCCTGGGCACCAAGCTCGGCATGACCCAGGTCTTCGACGAGAAGAACCGCGTCGTTCCTGTGACCGTCATCAAGGCTGGTCCGAACGTCGTCACCCAGATCCGCACCGAGGAGCGCGACGGTTACGCCGCCATCCAGGTTGCTTACGGCGCCATCGACCCGCGCAAGGTGAACAAGCCGGTTTCCGGCCAGTTCGCCAAGGCCGGCGTCACCCCGCGCCGCCACATCGCCGAGCTGCGCGTGGCCGACACCTCCGCTTTCGAGGTCGGCCAGGAGATCAACGCCGACGCTTTCGAGGCCGGCAGCTACGTCGACGTCACCGGCACCTCCAAGGGCAAGGGCTTCGCGGGCACCATGAAGCGCCACGGTTTCCGTGGTCAGGGTGCTTCGCACGGTGCGCAGGCCGTGCACCGTCGTCCGGGTTCCATCGGCGGTTGCTCCACCCCGGGTCGCGTGTTCAAGGGCATGCGCATGTCCGGCCGGATGGGTAGCGACCGCGTCACCACGCAGAACCTCTCGGTCCACAAGGTGGATGCCGAGAACGGCCTGCTGCTGATCAAGGGCGCGATCCCGGGCCGCACCGGCGGCATCGTGATCGTCAAGAGTGCAGTGAAGGGTGGTGCCCGGGCGTGAGCACCGAGACCAAGACCAACCTGACGCTTCCGGTCAAGGTGGCCGGCGGCAAGACCGAAGGCACCGTCGAGCTCCCCGCGGAGATCTTCGACGTGACCGCCAACATCGCGCTGATGCACCAGGTCGTCGTGGCCCAGCAGGCCGCGGCTCGCCAGGGCACGCACGCCACCAAGACCCGCGGCGACGTCCGCGGCGGTGGCAAGAAGCCGTACCGCCAGAAGGGCACCGGCCGCGCCCGCCAGGGTTCGACCCGTGCGCCGCAGTTCGCCGGCGGTGGCACCGTGCACGGCCCGCAGCCGCGCGACTACACCCAGCGTCTGCCCAAGAAGATGAAGGTCGCCGCGCTGCGTGGCGCTCTGTCGGACCGGGCTCGCAACGAGCGCATCCACGTGATCACGGAACTGGTTGCGGGTCAGACCCCGTCGACCAAGACCGCCAAGTCTTTCCTCGCCGAGCTGTCGACCCGGAAGAACATCCTGGTCGTCGTCGGTCGCGAGGATGTCACCGCGTGGAAGAGCGTGGCGAACCTGCAGGGCGTGCACCCGATCGCCCCCGACCAGCTGAACACCTACGACGTCCTGAAGTCGGACGAGGTCGTGTTCTCGGTCGAGGCGCTCAACGCCTTCGTGCACGGCCCCGCCGAAGCTGCACAGGAGGAGAGCAAGTGACCACCATCGCCGATCCCCGCGACATCCTGCTCGCGCCGGTGATCTCCGAGAAGTCCTACGGACTGATCGAAGAGGGCACCTACACCTTCATCGTGCACCCGGACTCGAACAAGACGCAGATCAAGATTGCCGTCGAGAAGGTTTTCGGCGTCAAGGTGACCTCCGTCAACACCGCCAACCGTCAGGGCAAGCGCAAGCGGACCCGCTTCGGTTACGGCACGCGCAAGAGCACCAAGCGCGCGCTCGTGACCATCTCGGCCGACAGCAAGCCCATCGAGATCTTCGGAGGCCCGGTCGCGTAAGCGGCGGGGACTTCAGAAAGTAGAGAAGAACTCATGGCAATCCGTAAGTACAAGCCGACGACCCCGGGTCGCCGCGGTGCTTCGGTCTCGGACTTCGCCGAGATCACCCGCTCGACCCCCGAGAAGTCGCTGCTGCGTCCGCTCACCAAGACCGGTGGCCGTAACTCGCAGGGCCGCATCACCACTCGTCACAAGGGTGGCGGCCACAAGCGCGCCTACCGTCTGATCGACTTCCGTCGTTTGGACAAGGACGGCATCCCCGCCAAGGTCGCGCACATCGAGTACGACCCCAACCGGACCGCGAACATCGCCCTGCTGCACTACGCGGACGGCGAGAAGCGCTACATCATCGCGCCCAAGGGCATTGCCCAGGGCACGAAGATCGAGTCCGGCACCGGCGCCGACATCAAGCCCGGCAACAACCTGCCGCTGCGCTCGATCCCGACCGGTACCACCATCCACGCCGTGGAGCTCCGTCCCGGTGGCGGTGCCAAGCTGGCCCGCTCGGCCGGCATGAGCATCCAGCTGCTGGGTAAGGAAGGCCAGTACGCCGTGCTGCGTATGCCTTCCGGTGAAATCCGTCGCGTCGACGTGCGCTGCCGCGCCACCGTCGGCGAGGTCGGCAACGCCGAGCAGTCGAACATCAACTGGGGCAAGGCCGGCCGTATGCGGTGGAAGGGCGTTCGCCCGACCGTCCGTGGTGTGGTCATGAACCCGGTCGACCACCCGCACGGTGGTGGTGAGGGTAAGACCTCCGGTGGTCGCCACCCGGTCTCCCCGTGGGGCAAGCCCGAGGGCCGCACCCGTAAGCCCAACCGTCCGAGCGACAAGCTCATCGTCCGCCGCCGCGGCAAGAAGCGTTAAGGAGGAGGTCAGACATGCCACGCAGCCTCAAGAAGGGCCCGTTCGTCGACGAACACCTCCTCAAGAAGGTGGACGTTCAGAACGAGAAGGGCACGAAGCAGGTCATCAAGACCTGGTCGCGTCGTTCCACCATCATCCCCGACTTCATCGGTCACACGTTCTCGGTCCACGACGGCCGCAAGCACGTGCCGGTGTTCGTGTCGGAGAACATGGTCGGACACAAGCTCGGTGAATTCGCGCCGACTCGTACGTTCAAGAGCCACGTCAAGGAAGATCGGAAGAGCAAGCGGCGATGAGCACTGAAACTCAGAACCCGACCGCGCGCGCGACCGCGAAGCACGTTCGCGTGACCCCGATGAAGGCTCGCCGTGTCGTGGACCTGGTCCGCGGCAAGCGAGTCGAGGACGCGCTGAACATCCTGCGGTTCGCCCCGCAGGCCGCCAGCGAGCCGGTCGCCAAGGTTGTGGCCTCGGCCGCCGCCAACGCGCAGAACAACCTGGGCCTGAACCCGGCGACGCTGGTCATCTCGACCGCGTTCGTCGACGAGGGCGCGACCATGAAGCGTTTCCAGCCGCGCGCCCAGGGCCGTGCGTTCCGGATTCGCAAGCGCACCAGCCACATCACCATCGAGGTCGAGAGCGTGCCCACTGCCGGTGCCACTCGTAACCGGAAGGGAGGGGCAAAGTAAATGGGACAGAAGATCAACCCCCATGGCTTCCGCCTCGGCATCACCACCGACTGGAAGTCGCGTTGGTACGCGGACAAGCAGTACGCGGACTACGTGAAGGAAGACGTCGCGATCCGCAAGCTCCTCGCCACCGGCATGGAGCGGGCCGGCATCTCGAAGGTCGAGATCGAGCGCACCCGTGACCGCGTGCGGGTGGACATCCACACCGCGCGTCCGGGCATCGTGATCGGCCGTCGTGGCGCCGAAGCCGACCGCATTCGCGCCGAGCTGGAGAAGCTCACCAAGAAGCAGGTTCAGCTGAACATCCTCGAGGTCAAGAACCCCGAGTCGGATGCGCAGCTGGTTGCCCAGGGTGTGGCCGAGCAGCTGTCGAACCGTGTGGCGTTCCGTCGCGCGATGCGCAAGGCCATCCAGTCGGCCATGCGTTCGCCGAACGTCAAGGGCATCCGTGTGCAGTGCTCCGGCCGTCTCGGCGGTGCGGAAATGTCGCGCTCGGAGTTCTACCGTGAGGGTCGGGTGCCGCTGCACACGCTGCGCGCCGACATCGACTACGGCCTGTACGAGGCGAAGACCACCTTCGGCCGCATCGGCGTGAAGGTCTGGATCTACAAGGGCGACATCGTCGGCGGCAAGCGCGAGGTCACCGCTGTGGCCCCGTCCGGCCGCGACCGTGACGACCGCCCGCGTCGCGAGCGTCCGAGCCGTCCGCGTCGCAGCGGTGCCCAGGGCACCACCGCGACCAGCACTGAGGCCGGCCGCGCCGCCACCGCTGTGGCGGAGGCACCGGCAGAGAATCAGGAGGGCTGACCTATGTTGATGCCCCGCAAGGTCAAGCACCGTAAGCAGCATCACCCGAAGCGCTCTGGCATGGCCAAGGGCGGCACCGCGGTTTCGTTCGGCGAGTACGGCATCCAGGCTCTGGAGCCGGCCTACGTGACGAACCGTCAGATCGAGTCGGCGCGTATCGCGATGACCCGCCACATCAAGCGTGGCGGCAAGGTCTGGATCAACATCTACCCGGACCGTCCGCTCACCAAGAAGCCGGCCGAAACCCGAATGGGTTCCGGTAAGGGTTCGCCGGAGTGGTGGATCGCGAACGTGAAGCCCGGCCGGGTCATGTTCGAGCTGTCCTACCCGAACGAGGAGACCGCTCGCGAGGCCCTGCGCCGCGCGATGCACAAGCTCCCGATGAAGTGCCGGATCGTGACGCGAGAGGAGCAGTTCTGATGGCTACCGGAACTCCGGCCGCAGATCTGCGCGAGCTCAACGAAGACGAGCTCGTCGCCAAGCTGCGCGAATCCAAGGAAGAGCTGTTCAACCTGCGCTTCCAGATGGCGACCGGTCAGATGACCAACAACCGTCGCCTGCGTGTGGTCCGTCACGAGATCGCCCGCATCTACACGGTCATGCGCGAGCGTGAGCTCGGCCTGGCCTCCGGTCCTGAAGGCAAGGGAGACGCCGCATGAGCGACGTAAAGGGCCCGGCCAAGACGCCGGCCAAGCAGGAGGAGCGTGGCTCGCGCAAGGTGCGCATCGGCTACGTCGTCTCCGACAAGATGACCAAGACCATCGTGGTCGAGCTGGAAGATCGCGTGAAGCACAAGCTTTACGGCAAGATCATCCGCACCACCTCGAAGGTGAAGGCGCACGACGAGAACGAGATCGCCGGCATCGGCGACCGCGTGCAGCTGATGGAGACCCGTCCGCTGTCCGCCACCAAGCGGTGGCGTCTGGTCGAGGTCCTCGAGAAGGCTAAGTAAGCTCTCGAAGTCTCACAGTTTGTAAAGCGAAGGCCCGCTTCCCGTTTCGGGGGAAGCGGGCCTTCGTGTATTTGTCGCGTAGGTCTCGTTAACAGTCGGTCGGGTATTGGCGTTGGACCCGGTGGAAGCGCTATCTTTTTCGTGCTATGAGGGATGCTGTGACGACTCCGGGTGCTTGGCGATCGAGCGACAACGAAGTGGTGTCTTTTCGGGACGCCGCAGTGGCATGGGCCCTGGCCGCCCATGAGGTGCTGGCCGAAACCGCAACTGGCTACGGCCATTTCGTGACGATCAACGAACTCGCCGAGCGCGTGCAGGAAATGTCCGGCGTCCGCACCAGCGCCCCCACCCGCACCTGGATGGACGCCATCCTGCGCAAGGTCGCCCGCCGCTGCCACAACGCCGGCGAGCCCCCGCTCACTGCCCTGTGCGTCAAGCAGAACCACAAGGTCACCGAAAGCTACAAGTACGTCCTGGAATTGGCGCACCTCCCCATCCCCGCGGACATGGAAGTGCACGCCGCCTACGCCCGCTGGCAGTGCTACGCGGCGTACGGCGCCGACATCCCGGCCGACGGCGGCGTCCCGCCCCTCATCTCCAAAAACGGTGTCTCGCAGCGCGTTACTTCGGCGAAGCCCGCCCCCGCGGCCAAGCCGGACCCGGAGCCGCGTGCAGCCGTCTGTTCGACCTGCTTCACCCAGCTCCCGGCCAACGGCGTCTGCTTCTACTGCTAGCCGCCCGCTGTCACAGGCTGCCGAGGTCGGCGGAGAGCCAGTGTTGCGGACGCATGTGGATGGTGACCATGTCGCCGTATGACTCGGACGCTTTCAGGTACGCCTCGGCCTTGTCCGGGGCGAGGTAGCGTTCGGCCATTTCACGGTTCTCGGCGTCGGTCATCGGGGTGGTGGAGACGATGGGGCCCTCGGCGGTGACGTAGCGGATGGTGGGTTCCAGGACCTGGGCCATGAGGCTGAAGCGGCCGGCGGCTTGCAGGGCCCGGTTCTTCGCGGATTCGGTGCCGGTGATGATCCAGAGGTTGCCCTCGGGGGCGTACTGGTACCAGATGGGCACATTCAGTGGGGCCCGGTCGGGCTTGGTGGCGGTGACGGACAGCGCCCCGATGAGGGGCTGTGCGAGGAACTCCATGCGTTCTTGCGGTGTGAGTGCCATGCAAACCACGGTACGACGCTCCGGTGTCAGACGGCCGGTGCGTGCAGGGATTCGACGACGCGGACCAGGGGCGCGAGTTCGGCGTTCGAGGCGGCCTCGTCCAGTGCCTCTCGGAGGGCGGAATCGTTTGTGGGCCGGGCCCGTTCGAGGAGTTCGCGGCCGGCGTCGGTGACCTTGGTGTAGATGCCGCGGCGGTCGTGGGGGCACAGGTAGCGCTCGAGCAGGCCGCGGTCTTCGAGGCGGGTGACCAGGCGGGTGGTGGCGCTCTGGGACAGGACGACGGCGTCGGCCACCTGTTTCATCTGGAGCATGCCGCCGTCGCCGTCGTGCTGGCGGCTGAGGACGTTGAGCAGGGAGTATTCGCGGACGCTGAGGCCGTGGGCGGATTGCAGGGCGCGTTCCAGGTGGGC contains:
- a CDS encoding lycopene cyclase family protein gives rise to the protein MSGREVGGAADVCVVGLGPTGRALAHRAMVAGLKVVAVDPRPERLFVPTYSCWVDELPEWLPRTAIASLIERPTVWTDQELRIERQYCVLGKRQLWDALPLDDATVIAGRARTVEAHRVELADGTEVRAATVFDTRGQAAPGQRRSASAHGIFVDEDVAAPMVKPGEGLMLDWRPENGAGADEPPSFLYAVPLGDGTVIFEETSLGLRGGMPQHELRRRTLNRLAAHGIRLTGDEPTEAAHYPLDDVPPKAGRGQVIPFGSRGGMMHPITGYCVAESLSLVDTAIEAIRQGKDPIEAMWSWEARLVYWMRMRGVYGLGRLTTAQSVAMFEAFFTRPPRQQRALLSAHDDYTALGTSLFMTVATTWPFRWRYDLVGWTNRNRWVGWDFGPPQDLSHLLQDPAEHP
- a CDS encoding hotdog fold domain-containing protein — translated: MTKETATYRGWKKLPDNRLGHTLFSLGMVARVPYFGTVLPTVVRLEPGLCEVTAPKWFGIHNHLSTFHAIAACNLAEVAMGMLSEATVPGTHRWIPKAMNVQYLAKANSGLRAVAKLPEVPDFEKITEGQDLVVPVSIYDKSGLEVVHADITTWVTPK
- the rpsJ gene encoding 30S ribosomal protein S10, producing MAGQKIRIRLKAYDHEAIDASARKIVETVTRTGARVVGPVPLPTEKNVYCVIRSPHKYKDSREHFEMRTHKRLIDILDPTPKTVDALMRIDLPASVDVNIQ
- the rplC gene encoding 50S ribosomal protein L3, whose product is MTDNKSRPAAGILGTKLGMTQVFDEKNRVVPVTVIKAGPNVVTQIRTEERDGYAAIQVAYGAIDPRKVNKPVSGQFAKAGVTPRRHIAELRVADTSAFEVGQEINADAFEAGSYVDVTGTSKGKGFAGTMKRHGFRGQGASHGAQAVHRRPGSIGGCSTPGRVFKGMRMSGRMGSDRVTTQNLSVHKVDAENGLLLIKGAIPGRTGGIVIVKSAVKGGARA
- the rplD gene encoding 50S ribosomal protein L4, yielding MSTETKTNLTLPVKVAGGKTEGTVELPAEIFDVTANIALMHQVVVAQQAAARQGTHATKTRGDVRGGGKKPYRQKGTGRARQGSTRAPQFAGGGTVHGPQPRDYTQRLPKKMKVAALRGALSDRARNERIHVITELVAGQTPSTKTAKSFLAELSTRKNILVVVGREDVTAWKSVANLQGVHPIAPDQLNTYDVLKSDEVVFSVEALNAFVHGPAEAAQEESK
- the rplW gene encoding 50S ribosomal protein L23: MTTIADPRDILLAPVISEKSYGLIEEGTYTFIVHPDSNKTQIKIAVEKVFGVKVTSVNTANRQGKRKRTRFGYGTRKSTKRALVTISADSKPIEIFGGPVA
- the rplB gene encoding 50S ribosomal protein L2; this encodes MAIRKYKPTTPGRRGASVSDFAEITRSTPEKSLLRPLTKTGGRNSQGRITTRHKGGGHKRAYRLIDFRRLDKDGIPAKVAHIEYDPNRTANIALLHYADGEKRYIIAPKGIAQGTKIESGTGADIKPGNNLPLRSIPTGTTIHAVELRPGGGAKLARSAGMSIQLLGKEGQYAVLRMPSGEIRRVDVRCRATVGEVGNAEQSNINWGKAGRMRWKGVRPTVRGVVMNPVDHPHGGGEGKTSGGRHPVSPWGKPEGRTRKPNRPSDKLIVRRRGKKR
- the rpsS gene encoding 30S ribosomal protein S19, whose protein sequence is MPRSLKKGPFVDEHLLKKVDVQNEKGTKQVIKTWSRRSTIIPDFIGHTFSVHDGRKHVPVFVSENMVGHKLGEFAPTRTFKSHVKEDRKSKRR
- the rplV gene encoding 50S ribosomal protein L22, which encodes MSTETQNPTARATAKHVRVTPMKARRVVDLVRGKRVEDALNILRFAPQAASEPVAKVVASAAANAQNNLGLNPATLVISTAFVDEGATMKRFQPRAQGRAFRIRKRTSHITIEVESVPTAGATRNRKGGAK
- the rpsC gene encoding 30S ribosomal protein S3 — its product is MGQKINPHGFRLGITTDWKSRWYADKQYADYVKEDVAIRKLLATGMERAGISKVEIERTRDRVRVDIHTARPGIVIGRRGAEADRIRAELEKLTKKQVQLNILEVKNPESDAQLVAQGVAEQLSNRVAFRRAMRKAIQSAMRSPNVKGIRVQCSGRLGGAEMSRSEFYREGRVPLHTLRADIDYGLYEAKTTFGRIGVKVWIYKGDIVGGKREVTAVAPSGRDRDDRPRRERPSRPRRSGAQGTTATSTEAGRAATAVAEAPAENQEG
- the rplP gene encoding 50S ribosomal protein L16, coding for MLMPRKVKHRKQHHPKRSGMAKGGTAVSFGEYGIQALEPAYVTNRQIESARIAMTRHIKRGGKVWINIYPDRPLTKKPAETRMGSGKGSPEWWIANVKPGRVMFELSYPNEETAREALRRAMHKLPMKCRIVTREEQF
- the rpmC gene encoding 50S ribosomal protein L29, with the protein product MATGTPAADLRELNEDELVAKLRESKEELFNLRFQMATGQMTNNRRLRVVRHEIARIYTVMRERELGLASGPEGKGDAA
- the rpsQ gene encoding 30S ribosomal protein S17, encoding MSDVKGPAKTPAKQEERGSRKVRIGYVVSDKMTKTIVVELEDRVKHKLYGKIIRTTSKVKAHDENEIAGIGDRVQLMETRPLSATKRWRLVEVLEKAK
- a CDS encoding pyridoxamine 5'-phosphate oxidase family protein yields the protein MALTPQERMEFLAQPLIGALSVTATKPDRAPLNVPIWYQYAPEGNLWIITGTESAKNRALQAAGRFSLMAQVLEPTIRYVTAEGPIVSTTPMTDAENREMAERYLAPDKAEAYLKASESYGDMVTIHMRPQHWLSADLGSL
- a CDS encoding MarR family winged helix-turn-helix transcriptional regulator, giving the protein MTATDPAMIALADGWCALSLLHGRIEAHLERALQSAHGLSVREYSLLNVLSRQHDGDGGMLQMKQVADAVVLSQSATTRLVTRLEDRGLLERYLCPHDRRGIYTKVTDAGRELLERARPTNDSALREALDEAASNAELAPLVRVVESLHAPAV